One Bosea sp. 685 DNA segment encodes these proteins:
- a CDS encoding MBL fold metallo-hydrolase — translation MALTVTILGCGSSGGVPRPGSGWGACDPAEPKNRRRRCSILVESAGLNGTTSLIVDTSPDLREQLIDAGVMHLDAVLVTHDHADHTHGIDDMRALVMHMRRRVSVYADERTSATLAVRFGYIFETPHGSSYPPILDLRPLRTGTPLTIAGAGEPIEALPFAVEHGPGYESLGFRFGDLAYLPDVSFLPAQAKAAMTGLDILILDCLRETPHPSHFNLAQSLAAIAELKPRRTILTNLHSDLDYAALSRRLPVGIEVAFDGMTITSKAG, via the coding sequence ATGGCGCTGACGGTCACCATCCTCGGCTGCGGCTCGTCTGGCGGCGTGCCGCGCCCCGGCTCCGGCTGGGGGGCCTGTGATCCCGCTGAGCCGAAGAACCGGCGGCGGCGCTGCTCGATCCTGGTCGAAAGCGCCGGCCTGAACGGAACGACCAGCCTGATCGTCGACACCTCGCCCGACCTGCGCGAGCAATTGATCGACGCCGGCGTGATGCATCTCGATGCGGTCTTGGTCACGCATGACCATGCCGACCACACTCATGGCATCGACGATATGCGGGCGCTGGTCATGCATATGCGCCGCAGGGTGTCGGTCTACGCCGATGAGCGCACATCCGCGACGCTTGCCGTCCGCTTCGGCTATATCTTCGAGACGCCACACGGCAGTTCCTATCCGCCGATCCTGGACCTGCGGCCACTGCGGACCGGCACTCCCTTGACGATCGCGGGAGCCGGGGAGCCCATCGAGGCGCTGCCTTTCGCCGTCGAGCATGGTCCAGGCTATGAATCGCTCGGCTTCCGTTTCGGCGACCTGGCCTATCTCCCGGATGTCAGCTTCCTGCCGGCGCAGGCCAAGGCCGCGATGACCGGTCTCGACATCCTGATCCTCGATTGCCTGCGCGAGACGCCGCATCCGAGCCATTTCAACCTGGCGCAGTCGCTGGCGGCAATCGCCGAACTCAAGCCGCGCCGCACGATCCTGACCAATCTGCATAGCGATCTCGACTATGCGGCGCTGTCCCGGCGCTTGCCGGTGGGGATCGAGGTGGCCTTCGACGGCATGACGATCACGTCGAAGGCCGGGTAG
- a CDS encoding isochorismatase family protein, with amino-acid sequence MSDDYANRSYGEIPVGFGKKPGIVVVDFQLGFTDPQHPLGGAPLVMRALENTERLLKVARRYNVPVAVCNTAYLNEREMPYWKITAVRETFRHDHPSVALDPRIHDPAYDLTVCKKGPSIFFNTGVSDYFTKERVDTVIITGCNTSGCIRASSIDSFSYRYRTIVPEDCVGDIEEQPHKDNLRDLGRRYVDVSDLATVLAQVEDWHRQNAD; translated from the coding sequence ATGTCGGACGACTATGCAAATCGCAGCTATGGCGAGATTCCCGTCGGCTTCGGCAAGAAGCCAGGCATCGTCGTCGTCGATTTCCAGCTCGGCTTCACCGACCCGCAACACCCGCTCGGCGGGGCGCCTCTGGTGATGCGGGCGCTCGAGAACACCGAGCGGCTGCTTAAGGTGGCGCGGCGCTACAATGTGCCCGTCGCAGTCTGCAACACGGCCTATCTGAACGAGCGCGAGATGCCATATTGGAAGATCACGGCAGTGCGCGAAACCTTCCGCCATGACCACCCCAGTGTCGCGCTCGATCCACGGATCCATGATCCGGCCTACGATCTCACAGTGTGCAAAAAGGGTCCGTCGATCTTCTTCAACACCGGTGTCAGCGACTATTTCACCAAGGAGCGCGTCGACACGGTCATCATCACCGGCTGCAACACCAGCGGCTGCATCCGCGCGAGCTCGATCGACAGCTTCAGCTATCGCTATCGCACCATCGTGCCGGAAGATTGCGTCGGCGATATCGAGGAACAGCCGCACAAGGACAATCTGCGCGATCTCGGACGCCGCTATGTCGACGTATCGGACCTCGCAACCGTGCTGGCGCAGGTCGAGGACTGGCACAGGCAGAATGCCGACTAG
- a CDS encoding TetR/AcrR family transcriptional regulator — protein MRHPSSLYKSKQDCFFKESRYPVTRRILRGGLSQSDGVMAKSARQQQIRSVLTRERLIQATLDEIFEVGYHAATTQEIAVRASVSRGALLHHFPMRADIVLAAMEALLEDGTRQIKAVAGELQDGKVSLGDFVEFLWRLFSGRFFYLSLEMITEARNDTSLRERMIPVVKRFHDALDEIWLAFCDPQRRAPRQARIILNLTVCLMRGMGVQTVLRPEPGYYREMIESWKAVLPHIIDGAAGDIMFARPVIKESR, from the coding sequence TTGCGCCATCCTTCCTCTCTTTATAAAAGCAAGCAAGATTGTTTTTTTAAAGAAAGCCGCTATCCTGTCACCCGGCGCATACTGCGTGGCGGGTTATCACAGTCGGATGGCGTCATGGCGAAATCGGCGAGACAACAGCAAATACGCAGCGTCCTGACGCGGGAAAGGCTGATCCAGGCCACACTCGACGAGATTTTCGAGGTTGGCTACCACGCCGCGACCACGCAGGAGATCGCCGTGCGCGCCAGCGTCTCGCGCGGTGCGCTGCTGCATCATTTCCCGATGCGGGCCGATATCGTGCTTGCTGCGATGGAGGCCTTGCTCGAGGACGGCACCCGGCAGATCAAGGCGGTCGCCGGTGAATTGCAGGACGGCAAGGTCTCGCTCGGCGATTTCGTCGAATTCCTGTGGCGGCTGTTCTCGGGCCGCTTCTTCTATCTGTCGCTGGAGATGATCACCGAGGCACGCAACGACACAAGCCTGCGCGAGCGCATGATCCCGGTGGTGAAGCGCTTCCATGATGCGTTGGACGAGATCTGGCTGGCATTCTGCGATCCGCAGCGTCGGGCGCCGCGCCAGGCGCGCATCATCCTCAATCTGACCGTCTGCCTGATGCGCGGCATGGGCGTGCAGACCGTGCTGCGCCCGGAGCCCGGCTACTACCGTGAGATGATCGAATCCTGGAAAGCCGTGCTGCCGCACATCATCGACGGCGCAGCGGGAGACATCATGTTCGCCAGGCCGGTCATCAAAGAAAGCAGGTGA
- a CDS encoding VOC family protein, whose amino-acid sequence MFTHVMIGSNDLERARDFYDATFAALGGEPGEMDARGRLIYAHKGGRLMITKPIDGNPATAANGGTIGIAAASRDHVLAWHKAGTTHGGTAIESPPSERPSGAFVAYLRDPDGNKLTARSQPTK is encoded by the coding sequence ATGTTCACTCACGTCATGATCGGCAGCAACGACCTGGAGCGGGCTAGAGATTTCTACGACGCCACATTCGCCGCGTTAGGAGGCGAGCCTGGCGAGATGGATGCCAGAGGCAGGCTGATCTATGCCCACAAGGGCGGTCGGCTGATGATCACGAAGCCGATCGACGGCAATCCAGCGACCGCGGCCAATGGTGGGACTATCGGTATCGCCGCTGCGAGCCGTGACCATGTTCTCGCGTGGCATAAGGCCGGCACCACGCATGGTGGGACGGCGATCGAGAGCCCACCCAGCGAGCGCCCGAGCGGAGCCTTCGTTGCCTACCTTCGCGATCCGGACGGAAACAAGCTCACCGCGCGCTCTCAGCCGACGAAGTAA
- a CDS encoding LemA family protein: MWIVLGVAALVLLWGVFAFNRLVRLRMQVRAAWAQIDVQLRRRHDLIPNLVESVKSYMAHERSVLDAVVAARGQAQSAGDDVAVRAAAEGRLGGALSRMMSLAEAYPQLKASDNVQLLQEDLASSENRIAFARQHFNDCVMSYNTAIGSLPDMLFAGRLGFAPQAMFETDEASRAPVAVRL, from the coding sequence GTGTGGATCGTTCTGGGCGTGGCCGCTCTCGTCCTGCTGTGGGGGGTGTTCGCTTTCAACCGACTGGTGCGCCTGCGGATGCAGGTCCGCGCCGCCTGGGCGCAAATCGACGTTCAGCTGCGCCGCCGCCACGACCTGATCCCCAACCTGGTCGAAAGCGTCAAAAGCTATATGGCTCATGAGCGCAGTGTCCTGGACGCGGTGGTCGCGGCGCGCGGCCAGGCGCAGTCGGCGGGTGACGATGTCGCCGTCCGCGCCGCAGCCGAGGGCCGGCTGGGCGGTGCGCTCTCCCGGATGATGAGTCTGGCCGAGGCCTATCCGCAGCTCAAGGCCAGCGACAACGTGCAGTTGCTGCAAGAGGATCTCGCCTCGAGCGAAAACCGGATCGCCTTTGCCCGCCAGCACTTCAATGATTGCGTGATGAGCTACAACACCGCCATTGGCAGCCTGCCGGACATGCTGTTCGCGGGCCGCCTGGGTTTTGCGCCCCAGGCGATGTTCGAGACCGACGAGGCGTCCCGCGCGCCCGTTGCCGTCCGCCTGTGA
- a CDS encoding M48 family metalloprotease — MLSAIVSPLVLLILGGLLHLAARLGLMAANACAGAAAIHGFASGHMAHFEQVLASLDKIHGLRDIDLLVGPMARLAPLAIPSLIAGGLVWLWLRGLFLRAGGKDLIARLKARPANLDDLDERQLSNIVEEVAIGAGAPAPRLFLIDSPLVNAAALGRSHKDGVILVTRGLLDRLDRSETEAVVARLISAIGAGDLRAAAGIAAVFQTFGFCLTLLDLPLRWSAWRTLGALALVAISPRPGAEALSRVGEGLEEGLQADTLPHFEDIDARLAKLSPLLSKVAQVAMVPWLLPLLVSLLFKLVLFLWTAFFLGPPMAMLWRNRCYWTDARTVKLARHPEAFARALEKIGAVDPPPGAEAHEYLFIGAPTAARRSAADRRSMTLALAPSPAQRVERLSAMGASVRHADAGFDWAGLKAGFSAHPVLALIGIFLALLLVPLFLALFVMIGYLTALVMTMGLAAGLGLVLWLV, encoded by the coding sequence GTGCTCAGCGCCATCGTATCCCCTCTCGTCCTGCTGATCCTCGGCGGCCTCCTGCACCTGGCCGCCAGGCTCGGTCTCATGGCGGCAAACGCCTGTGCCGGCGCTGCGGCCATCCATGGCTTCGCCTCCGGCCACATGGCCCATTTCGAACAGGTGCTGGCCTCCCTCGACAAGATCCATGGCTTGCGCGACATCGACCTCCTGGTTGGGCCCATGGCCCGACTGGCGCCCCTCGCCATCCCGTCCCTGATCGCCGGCGGCCTGGTCTGGCTGTGGCTGCGCGGCCTGTTCCTGCGCGCGGGAGGCAAGGATCTGATCGCCCGCCTGAAAGCCCGGCCCGCCAATCTCGACGACCTCGATGAGCGTCAGCTCAGCAACATCGTCGAGGAAGTGGCGATCGGCGCAGGCGCGCCTGCGCCTCGATTGTTCCTGATCGACTCTCCCCTGGTCAATGCCGCGGCGCTGGGGCGCTCGCACAAGGACGGCGTGATCCTGGTCACGCGCGGCCTTCTCGATCGGCTGGACCGCAGCGAAACCGAGGCGGTGGTCGCCCGCCTGATCTCGGCGATCGGGGCCGGCGATCTGCGGGCAGCAGCCGGCATCGCGGCAGTGTTCCAGACCTTCGGCTTCTGCCTCACTCTGCTCGACCTGCCCCTGCGCTGGTCTGCCTGGCGCACCTTGGGTGCATTGGCGCTCGTCGCCATCTCGCCGCGCCCCGGTGCCGAGGCCCTGAGCCGGGTCGGTGAAGGACTGGAAGAAGGGCTGCAGGCCGACACCCTGCCCCACTTCGAGGACATCGATGCCAGGCTGGCCAAGCTGTCACCGCTGCTGAGCAAGGTCGCACAGGTTGCGATGGTTCCGTGGCTCCTGCCCTTGCTGGTCTCGCTCCTGTTCAAGCTGGTGCTGTTCCTTTGGACCGCCTTCTTCCTGGGGCCCCCCATGGCGATGCTGTGGCGCAACCGATGCTACTGGACCGACGCGCGGACGGTGAAGCTGGCCCGCCACCCGGAGGCCTTCGCCCGCGCGCTCGAAAAGATCGGCGCCGTTGATCCGCCGCCCGGCGCCGAGGCGCACGAATATCTGTTCATCGGCGCGCCGACGGCGGCCCGCCGCTCCGCCGCCGACCGGCGCAGCATGACGCTGGCGCTCGCCCCGTCCCCCGCGCAGCGGGTGGAGCGGTTGAGCGCCATGGGCGCGAGCGTCCGGCATGCCGATGCCGGCTTCGACTGGGCTGGCCTGAAGGCTGGCTTCTCCGCTCACCCGGTGCTGGCGCTGATCGGAATTTTTCTGGCGCTGCTGCTCGTGCCGCTGTTCCTGGCCCTGTTCGTGATGATCGGCTATCTGACGGCGCTCGTCATGACCATGGGCCTGGCGGCGGGCCTCGGCCTGGTCCTTTGGCTGGTCTAG
- a CDS encoding TonB-dependent receptor encodes MTKLLSFTVSLAALSAATTAFGQANPSPVINLDTITVTAARTERSTAETPQSIQVLDRAQIEEQLKFSPSAAAALGKLVPGYSMSTQTVSSASENYRGRDLLVLVDGVPMTTPLRDVSRILSMIDLNSVERIEVVAGASSLYGAGATGGTVNFITKKAAEGKPTVTVNTAMRAFTQNIGRSLAPEASVTVSGKVPNGFDYLVTASGRGAGRTYDGAGRELPSDGLLGQGGGDRYKAGNLLAKLGYDFDTSKRIEINGSLIAFDQDPKYLTNYAAPYARPDRTRLYPGQNVIEDTKSLSLRYTDKDFALGSLSVLGYYNDIKKRFNYSTFAYPYNTQVYYSFNPLSPTSPDNQTTLYSQRGGVNVTIDTSLDRLLPGAKLTWGGDVIQDRTWQTLTSGQDVFTPLKQTTTAGFGQLQIPIGERIVLRGGLRYEHFALSVSDYVRPAAYAAVAANNALGYQSFVLPALNVTGGNFDYSALTGNLGATVKLSDTSEVFGGWSQGFALPDVGAFTRRAGLSTAYACTLANINCLPASRRSISFASIAPEAQIVNNYELGMRGSYGAFKGSLTGYISTSDDGVTFDATTNTLSQQKERIWGAEATADYAFTEQFTMGSVVSYREGRYDTNKDGKLDSYLPNNRIGSPWRGMLYGSYRFVNGMQLRLEGEGFSDRDVAIDLTGTRYKLKGAVTMNAAFTAPVWEGEAYVAVNNLFDRAYQNPTATSVRNLANYAWGRTVTVGFRKTF; translated from the coding sequence ATGACAAAGCTCCTTTCGTTCACAGTAAGCCTCGCCGCCCTGTCAGCGGCCACCACCGCCTTCGGCCAGGCTAATCCGAGCCCCGTCATCAATCTCGACACGATCACCGTCACGGCGGCGCGCACCGAGCGCAGCACCGCGGAGACACCGCAATCGATCCAGGTCCTGGATCGGGCCCAGATCGAGGAGCAGCTCAAGTTCAGCCCGAGCGCCGCCGCCGCCCTCGGCAAGCTGGTGCCGGGCTATTCGATGTCCACGCAGACTGTGTCCAGCGCCTCGGAAAACTATCGCGGACGCGACCTGCTCGTGCTGGTCGACGGCGTGCCGATGACCACGCCGCTGCGCGACGTCTCGCGCATCCTGTCGATGATCGATCTCAACTCGGTCGAGCGCATCGAGGTCGTGGCCGGTGCTTCGAGCCTCTACGGCGCCGGCGCGACCGGCGGCACGGTCAATTTCATCACCAAGAAGGCGGCGGAGGGCAAGCCGACCGTCACGGTCAACACCGCGATGCGCGCCTTCACGCAGAATATCGGCCGCTCGCTCGCTCCGGAGGCCTCGGTCACGGTCTCCGGCAAGGTTCCCAACGGCTTCGACTACCTGGTCACGGCCAGCGGACGCGGCGCCGGCCGCACCTATGACGGCGCCGGCCGTGAATTGCCCTCGGACGGCCTGCTCGGCCAGGGCGGCGGCGATCGCTACAAGGCCGGCAACCTGCTGGCCAAGCTCGGCTATGATTTCGACACGAGCAAGCGCATCGAGATCAACGGCTCGCTGATCGCCTTCGATCAGGATCCGAAATATCTGACGAACTACGCCGCTCCCTACGCGCGGCCCGACCGGACGCGGCTTTATCCCGGCCAGAACGTCATCGAGGACACCAAGTCACTCTCGCTGCGCTACACCGACAAGGATTTCGCGCTCGGCAGCCTGAGCGTGCTCGGCTACTACAACGACATCAAGAAGCGCTTCAATTATTCCACCTTCGCATACCCTTACAACACGCAGGTCTACTACTCCTTCAACCCGCTCTCGCCGACGAGCCCGGACAACCAGACGACGCTCTACTCCCAGCGCGGCGGCGTCAACGTCACGATCGACACCTCGCTCGACCGGCTCCTGCCCGGCGCAAAGCTGACCTGGGGCGGCGACGTGATTCAGGACCGCACCTGGCAGACTCTGACCAGCGGCCAGGACGTCTTTACGCCCTTGAAGCAGACGACCACCGCGGGCTTCGGCCAGTTGCAGATTCCGATCGGGGAGCGGATCGTGCTGCGCGGCGGTTTGCGTTACGAGCATTTCGCGCTTTCGGTCAGCGACTATGTCCGCCCGGCGGCCTATGCGGCCGTGGCCGCGAACAATGCGCTCGGCTATCAGAGCTTCGTCCTGCCCGCCCTCAATGTGACGGGCGGCAACTTCGACTATTCAGCGCTGACCGGCAATCTCGGCGCGACGGTCAAGCTGTCGGACACGAGCGAAGTCTTCGGCGGCTGGTCGCAGGGCTTCGCGCTGCCCGATGTCGGCGCCTTCACCCGGCGCGCCGGTCTCTCGACCGCCTATGCCTGCACACTGGCCAACATCAACTGCCTGCCGGCCAGCCGCCGCTCGATCAGCTTTGCCTCGATCGCGCCCGAGGCGCAGATCGTCAACAATTACGAGCTCGGGATGCGCGGCAGCTACGGCGCCTTCAAGGGATCGCTGACCGGCTATATCAGCACCTCGGACGACGGCGTGACCTTCGATGCCACCACCAACACGCTCTCGCAGCAGAAGGAGCGCATCTGGGGCGCGGAGGCGACGGCGGATTATGCCTTCACCGAGCAGTTCACCATGGGCTCGGTCGTGTCCTATCGCGAGGGCCGCTACGACACGAACAAGGATGGCAAGCTCGACAGCTATCTGCCCAACAACCGCATCGGCTCGCCCTGGCGCGGCATGCTCTATGGCAGCTATCGCTTCGTGAACGGCATGCAGCTGCGCCTCGAGGGCGAAGGCTTCTCGGACCGCGACGTCGCCATCGACCTCACGGGCACCCGCTACAAGCTGAAGGGCGCCGTGACGATGAACGCTGCCTTCACCGCGCCGGTCTGGGAGGGCGAGGCCTATGTCGCGGTGAACAACCTGTTCGACCGGGCCTATCAGAACCCGACGGCGACCTCGGTGCGCAACCTCGCCAACTATGCCTGGGGCCGCACCGTGACGGTCGGCTTCCGTAAAACCTTCTGA
- a CDS encoding MFS transporter, giving the protein MTATSPASATGLDGPEPMGRYRLFGVLAGLYLAQSIPSYLFVAAIPPILREAGVSRTAIGYMSILLLPLVIKLFWAPWVDRVRPFARAHRAGWVLITQSATILAILALIPIGPTNIVGIVAVGFIASLLVSTQDIATDGYAAKYLPEADRPMGNAIQGGAIAFGVVIGGTLGLVLYHRIGWTGMLLVIAAVSLLPLAAAALMRESDAAAPALQKPSLRAFLRRPEARQILWIALIYRASEGLVKAMEGSYLVDAGIPLDQIGYLSGLSATTAGLAGSFIAAWLVKRRGLSFVLGLLGGMRTLCFLLFTFHAIGAVTGSWPLFGAAGFQTLIRYMEIVALYSLFMAVTTSDQPGTDFTILACAQLLVYLVGSMLAGKLADGLGYGWLFGIATALSAIAVLATLRMLMLWRQSKNAGA; this is encoded by the coding sequence GTGACCGCGACCTCTCCGGCGAGCGCCACCGGCCTGGATGGGCCCGAGCCCATGGGCCGCTACCGCCTGTTCGGCGTTCTCGCTGGGCTCTATCTCGCCCAGTCGATCCCGTCCTATCTCTTCGTCGCGGCGATCCCGCCGATCCTGCGCGAAGCCGGCGTGTCGCGAACTGCGATCGGCTATATGAGCATCCTGCTCCTGCCGCTCGTCATCAAGCTGTTCTGGGCGCCCTGGGTCGATCGCGTCAGGCCCTTCGCGCGGGCGCACCGGGCCGGTTGGGTGCTGATCACGCAGAGCGCGACGATCCTTGCCATCCTCGCTTTGATCCCGATCGGCCCCACGAACATCGTCGGCATCGTCGCGGTCGGCTTCATCGCCTCACTGCTGGTCTCGACGCAGGACATCGCCACGGACGGCTATGCCGCGAAATACCTGCCGGAGGCCGACCGGCCGATGGGCAATGCGATCCAGGGCGGCGCGATCGCCTTCGGCGTCGTCATCGGCGGCACGCTCGGCCTCGTGCTCTATCACCGCATCGGCTGGACCGGCATGCTTCTCGTCATCGCGGCCGTGTCGCTGCTGCCGCTGGCGGCCGCTGCGCTGATGCGCGAGAGCGACGCTGCTGCGCCGGCGCTGCAGAAACCCTCCTTGCGCGCCTTCCTGCGCCGTCCCGAGGCCCGCCAGATCCTCTGGATCGCGCTGATCTACCGGGCGAGCGAAGGCCTGGTGAAGGCGATGGAAGGCTCCTATCTGGTCGATGCCGGCATCCCGCTCGACCAGATCGGCTATCTCTCCGGCCTTTCGGCGACGACGGCGGGTCTCGCGGGCTCCTTCATCGCCGCCTGGCTGGTCAAGCGACGCGGCCTGTCCTTCGTGCTCGGCCTGCTCGGCGGCATGAGGACGCTGTGCTTCCTTCTCTTCACCTTTCATGCGATCGGCGCTGTCACCGGCTCCTGGCCCCTGTTCGGCGCGGCCGGCTTCCAGACGCTGATCCGCTATATGGAGATCGTCGCGCTCTATTCGCTGTTCATGGCGGTGACGACCTCCGACCAGCCCGGCACGGATTTCACGATCCTCGCCTGCGCACAGCTGCTCGTCTATCTCGTTGGCTCGATGCTCGCCGGCAAGCTCGCCGATGGGCTCGGCTATGGCTGGCTCTTCGGGATTGCGACCGCGCTGTCGGCCATCGCCGTCCTGGCCACGCTGCGCATGCTAATGCTGTGGCGGCAGTCGAAAAACGCTGGCGCCTGA
- a CDS encoding antitoxin MazE family protein gives MTAASKPRSSRIKVMQHRQRLRAQGMRPIQIWVPDVRAPSFREHAHRQSLAVARSLQASEDQSFIDALSGWDDE, from the coding sequence ATGACAGCAGCATCCAAGCCGAGAAGCTCACGGATCAAGGTGATGCAGCACCGCCAGCGGCTGCGCGCCCAAGGCATGCGCCCCATCCAGATATGGGTGCCCGATGTGCGCGCTCCATCCTTCCGAGAGCACGCTCACCGTCAGTCGCTGGCTGTCGCCCGAAGCTTGCAGGCAAGCGAGGACCAGAGCTTCATCGATGCCCTGTCAGGTTGGGACGATGAATGA
- a CDS encoding type II toxin-antitoxin system PemK/MazF family toxin, with product MRRGDIWTVSGGKDYASKPRPVVIVQEDSFDATDSVTICAFTTDPTEAPLFRLSVEPSDRNGLRSACRLMVDKITTVPKSKVGERIGRLDDEDIVRLNQAMLVFLGMAAAPKAGKTGLA from the coding sequence ATGAGGCGTGGAGACATCTGGACCGTTTCCGGTGGCAAGGACTATGCAAGCAAACCGCGCCCGGTCGTCATCGTTCAAGAAGACAGCTTCGACGCAACTGACTCCGTGACGATTTGCGCCTTCACCACGGATCCGACCGAAGCGCCGCTGTTCCGGCTTTCCGTTGAGCCGAGCGACCGCAATGGGCTACGATCAGCGTGCCGCCTGATGGTGGACAAGATCACCACCGTGCCCAAGTCCAAAGTCGGAGAGCGCATCGGACGTCTCGATGACGAAGACATCGTCCGGCTCAATCAGGCGATGTTGGTTTTTCTCGGCATGGCCGCGGCGCCAAAGGCCGGAAAGACAGGATTGGCTTGA
- a CDS encoding helix-turn-helix transcriptional regulator — protein sequence MSGRGQRSSVVEEPGPLWLLSSEMPQSEIDLHLGARAERRFVFDGASPAPFGARAMLRLEPDIGLMSLFAPSAAVSLPMRDLGAEGEALLLRPADGALIVTCGARRAVVGGREAILLLAPAQATLLPMQISRLDCLTIPAGAVSERARLLAQELRVFGAGDDALQMLGNYGAALLRGMIPIRTPELHELARHFMVDLVNIMSPESLPSREPRHRPDERMNAIKSDIEARLEDRRLTAREIADRHGISLRYLQKLFEDERTTFSEFVLQRRLDRALRLLQSAGSWETSITEIAFGVGFGDLSYFNRTFRRRFGAAPRDVRANQRAIVALQD from the coding sequence GTGTCCGGGCGAGGGCAGCGCTCTTCCGTGGTCGAGGAGCCTGGCCCGCTCTGGCTGCTCTCCAGCGAGATGCCCCAATCCGAGATCGACCTTCATCTCGGGGCGAGGGCGGAGCGGCGTTTCGTTTTCGATGGGGCGAGCCCGGCTCCGTTCGGCGCCAGGGCCATGCTGCGGCTGGAGCCCGATATCGGCCTGATGTCGCTGTTCGCGCCGAGTGCGGCGGTTTCATTGCCCATGCGAGATCTGGGCGCAGAGGGCGAAGCTTTACTGCTGCGCCCGGCCGATGGCGCGCTGATCGTGACCTGCGGCGCACGCCGGGCCGTGGTCGGCGGCCGCGAGGCCATTCTCCTGTTAGCGCCTGCTCAGGCGACGCTGCTGCCGATGCAGATCTCGCGTCTCGATTGCCTGACCATCCCGGCCGGTGCGGTCAGCGAGCGGGCGCGCCTCCTGGCGCAAGAGCTGCGCGTCTTCGGGGCCGGCGACGACGCCTTGCAGATGCTCGGCAACTATGGCGCGGCGTTGCTGCGCGGGATGATACCGATCAGGACGCCGGAGCTGCACGAACTCGCCAGGCATTTCATGGTCGATCTCGTCAACATCATGTCGCCGGAGAGCCTGCCGAGCCGCGAGCCTCGGCATCGCCCCGACGAGCGGATGAACGCGATCAAATCCGATATCGAGGCGAGGCTCGAGGACCGCAGGCTGACCGCGCGCGAGATCGCCGACCGGCACGGTATCAGCTTGCGCTATCTCCAGAAGCTGTTCGAGGACGAACGAACGACCTTCTCGGAATTCGTGCTGCAGCGCAGGCTGGACAGGGCCTTGCGCCTTCTGCAGTCGGCCGGCTCCTGGGAGACCAGCATCACCGAGATCGCTTTCGGCGTCGGCTTCGGCGATCTCTCCTATTTCAACCGCACCTTCCGGCGCCGCTTCGGCGCCGCGCCACGCGACGTCAGGGCAAACCAGCGCGCCATCGTTGCGTTGCAGGATTAG